One Hordeum vulgare subsp. vulgare chromosome 4H, MorexV3_pseudomolecules_assembly, whole genome shotgun sequence DNA window includes the following coding sequences:
- the LOC123447800 gene encoding B3 domain-containing protein Os03g0620400-like isoform X1, whose amino-acid sequence MKDSCQECKRYWNHLHGKVTRFVRRMSKSSRHCMVIPERFANHFVGKMSRTVKLEGPNGIVYDVGVTEHRNRKVLQSGWEVFLDANEIIEKDSLMFRYRGSSCFKVAVFDSSGCEKTVPCFGIGGTISDQEPITNSTEMPSSSSDRNTHSSMDRRSDGCQSESSEHCRELSRTDATSSPSEDLSEDSPNEHESSGSDDHTLPKMISTARVKEEQYSDASGRSYECQSGSSSYSGSTRNTAVMSTPSAESGPPKDKYVLPSRSNLADAQKEKIDRLLQDIQSRTLAFVAIMRKSNVRPLYPSLTITKECAAAHFPHESASVILQRPGESKKWYPRFCKGNGGSIHKIRGEWSDFVCDNHVEEADICIFVSTKGGGRFTFTVHLIHSESKAHACPFVPPYILPKTRFLSPLQKIIVEDKAQAIQLEAHFYVAIMNKINVGVKGHYNLEFGAKYAAVYLPKKEQTILLQRTGKEWQTQMRIRRGRRRFLEKGWCEFATDNRLQVGDLCLFELKRNRRKLTMIVHIISRDQC is encoded by the exons ATGAAAGATTCTTGCCAGGAATGCAAGAGATACTGGAACCATCTACATGGGAAGGTCACTCGTTTCGTCAGGCGGATGAGCAAAAGTTCAAGACATTGCATG GTCATACCAGAGAGGTTTGCAAACCATTTCGTAGGGAAAATGTCACGGACCGTCAAACTAGAAGGCCCTAATGGTATCGTGTATGATGTTGGAGTTACTGAGCACAGGAATAGAAAAGTCCTCCAATCTGGATGGGAGGTGTTTCTTGATGCCAATGAGATAATAGAGAAAGACTCATTGATGTTCCGATACCGTGGAAGTTCTTGCTTCAAGGTTGCGGTCTTTGATTCTAGTGGTTGTGAGAAAACGGTGCCCTGTTTTGGCATAGGGGGCACTATCAGTGATCAAGAACCAATCACAAATTCTACAGAAATGCCAAGCAGTTCCAGCGATCGTAATACTCACTCGTCAATGGATCGGCGATCAGATGGATGCCAAAGTGAAAGCTCAGAACATTGTAGAGAACTGTCAAGGACAGACGCAACATCCTCTCCATCTGAGGATTTGTCAG AAGACAGTCCTAATGAGCATGAGTCTTCTGGATCGGATGATCATACACTCCCAAAGATGATCTCAACAGCGCGTGTTAAGGAGGAACAATATTCTGATG CAAGTGGAAGATCATACGAATGCCAAAGTGGGAGCTCAAGTTATAGTGGGAGTACTAGGAACACAGCTGTTATGTCCACTCCATCTGCGGAGTCAG GACCTCCAAAGGATAAGTATGTGTTGCCAAGTAGGAGTAATTTAGCTGACGCACAAAAAGAGAAAATAGATAGGCTTCTCCAGGACATTCAATCCAGAACTCTTGCATTCGTGGCTATCATGAGGAAGTCCAATGTCCGACCACTGTATCCTTCTCTG ACCATCACTAAGGAATGCGCAGCTGCACACTTTCCCCATGAAAGTGCATCCGTCATACTTCAGAGGCCGGGCGAGAGCAAAAAGTGGTACCCCAGGTTCTGCAAGGGGAATGGTGGAAGTATTCACAAGATTAGGGGGGAGTGGTCAGATTTTGTTTGTGACAATCATGTGGAGGAGGCAGATATATGCATCTTTGTATCAACAAAGGGTGGGGGAAGGTTCACATTTACGGTTCATCTAATTCACTCAGAAAGCAAGGCGCACGCATGTCCTTTTGTGCCGCCCTACATACTACCAAAAACAAGGTTTCTATCTCCATTGCAGAAGATCATAGTTGAAGATAAAGCGCAAGCCATCCAACTCGAAGCACATTTTTATGTGGCAATCATGAACAAAATCAATGTAGGTGTGAAAGGTCATTACAACCTG GAGTTCGGTGCAAAATATGCTGCTGTGTATCTTCCAAAGAAAGAGCAAACTATTTTGCTCCAGCGTACGGGGAAGGAATGGCAAACCCAGATGCGTATTCGGAGGGGTAGGAGACGATTCCTTGAAAAAGGTTGGTGCGAATTTGCCACTGACAACCGTCTGCAAGTTGGTGATCTCTGCCTGTTCGAGCTGAAGCGGAACCGGAGGAAGCTTACCATGATTGTCCATATCATTTCTCGTGATCAGTGTTAG
- the LOC123447800 gene encoding B3 domain-containing protein Os03g0620400-like isoform X2, with product MKDSCQECKRYWNHLHGKVTRFVRRMSKSSRHCMVIPERFANHFVGKMSRTVKLEGPNGIVYDVGVTEHRNRKVLQSGWEVFLDANEIIEKDSLMFRYRGSSCFKVAVFDSSGCEKTVPCFGIGGTISDQEPITNSTEMPSSSSDRNTHSSMDRRSDGCQSESSEHCRELSRTDATSSPSEDLSDSPNEHESSGSDDHTLPKMISTARVKEEQYSDASGRSYECQSGSSSYSGSTRNTAVMSTPSAESGPPKDKYVLPSRSNLADAQKEKIDRLLQDIQSRTLAFVAIMRKSNVRPLYPSLTITKECAAAHFPHESASVILQRPGESKKWYPRFCKGNGGSIHKIRGEWSDFVCDNHVEEADICIFVSTKGGGRFTFTVHLIHSESKAHACPFVPPYILPKTRFLSPLQKIIVEDKAQAIQLEAHFYVAIMNKINVGVKGHYNLEFGAKYAAVYLPKKEQTILLQRTGKEWQTQMRIRRGRRRFLEKGWCEFATDNRLQVGDLCLFELKRNRRKLTMIVHIISRDQC from the exons ATGAAAGATTCTTGCCAGGAATGCAAGAGATACTGGAACCATCTACATGGGAAGGTCACTCGTTTCGTCAGGCGGATGAGCAAAAGTTCAAGACATTGCATG GTCATACCAGAGAGGTTTGCAAACCATTTCGTAGGGAAAATGTCACGGACCGTCAAACTAGAAGGCCCTAATGGTATCGTGTATGATGTTGGAGTTACTGAGCACAGGAATAGAAAAGTCCTCCAATCTGGATGGGAGGTGTTTCTTGATGCCAATGAGATAATAGAGAAAGACTCATTGATGTTCCGATACCGTGGAAGTTCTTGCTTCAAGGTTGCGGTCTTTGATTCTAGTGGTTGTGAGAAAACGGTGCCCTGTTTTGGCATAGGGGGCACTATCAGTGATCAAGAACCAATCACAAATTCTACAGAAATGCCAAGCAGTTCCAGCGATCGTAATACTCACTCGTCAATGGATCGGCGATCAGATGGATGCCAAAGTGAAAGCTCAGAACATTGTAGAGAACTGTCAAGGACAGACGCAACATCCTCTCCATCTGAGGATTTGTCAG ACAGTCCTAATGAGCATGAGTCTTCTGGATCGGATGATCATACACTCCCAAAGATGATCTCAACAGCGCGTGTTAAGGAGGAACAATATTCTGATG CAAGTGGAAGATCATACGAATGCCAAAGTGGGAGCTCAAGTTATAGTGGGAGTACTAGGAACACAGCTGTTATGTCCACTCCATCTGCGGAGTCAG GACCTCCAAAGGATAAGTATGTGTTGCCAAGTAGGAGTAATTTAGCTGACGCACAAAAAGAGAAAATAGATAGGCTTCTCCAGGACATTCAATCCAGAACTCTTGCATTCGTGGCTATCATGAGGAAGTCCAATGTCCGACCACTGTATCCTTCTCTG ACCATCACTAAGGAATGCGCAGCTGCACACTTTCCCCATGAAAGTGCATCCGTCATACTTCAGAGGCCGGGCGAGAGCAAAAAGTGGTACCCCAGGTTCTGCAAGGGGAATGGTGGAAGTATTCACAAGATTAGGGGGGAGTGGTCAGATTTTGTTTGTGACAATCATGTGGAGGAGGCAGATATATGCATCTTTGTATCAACAAAGGGTGGGGGAAGGTTCACATTTACGGTTCATCTAATTCACTCAGAAAGCAAGGCGCACGCATGTCCTTTTGTGCCGCCCTACATACTACCAAAAACAAGGTTTCTATCTCCATTGCAGAAGATCATAGTTGAAGATAAAGCGCAAGCCATCCAACTCGAAGCACATTTTTATGTGGCAATCATGAACAAAATCAATGTAGGTGTGAAAGGTCATTACAACCTG GAGTTCGGTGCAAAATATGCTGCTGTGTATCTTCCAAAGAAAGAGCAAACTATTTTGCTCCAGCGTACGGGGAAGGAATGGCAAACCCAGATGCGTATTCGGAGGGGTAGGAGACGATTCCTTGAAAAAGGTTGGTGCGAATTTGCCACTGACAACCGTCTGCAAGTTGGTGATCTCTGCCTGTTCGAGCTGAAGCGGAACCGGAGGAAGCTTACCATGATTGTCCATATCATTTCTCGTGATCAGTGTTAG